From the Myxococcota bacterium genome, one window contains:
- the rarD gene encoding EamA family transporter RarD, which translates to MKSEPDGRWAGAGYAVAAYGWWGLAPAYWKLLSDVPSLEVVASRVVWSLVFTVPLVLGLGRAGELREVLGDRKRRLALCGSGALIAVNWGIFIWAVQVGRIVEASFGYFLNPLVSIALGVVFLGEHMKRSQLAALGLAAAGVGVLGAGTGAAPWIPLALAGSFSLYGLLRKLTRVSSLVGLTIETALIAPGALAFLGWGAAHGQSHILGGESRTSLLLALSGVVTAFPLMWFARAARRLPLSTLGFIQYLAPTLSAVLAVAFYGESFGEARAVALLLIWTGIAVFSLDSARAPRRAIPEPIAVPPK; encoded by the coding sequence ATGAAGAGCGAGCCGGACGGACGATGGGCGGGCGCCGGCTATGCCGTGGCCGCATACGGCTGGTGGGGCCTCGCGCCCGCCTACTGGAAGCTCTTGTCCGACGTGCCGTCGCTCGAGGTCGTGGCCAGCCGGGTGGTGTGGTCACTCGTGTTCACGGTGCCGCTCGTGTTGGGGCTCGGGCGCGCAGGCGAGCTGCGCGAGGTCCTGGGCGACCGGAAGCGCCGGCTCGCCCTGTGCGGCTCCGGCGCGCTGATCGCCGTGAACTGGGGGATCTTCATCTGGGCGGTGCAGGTGGGCAGGATCGTCGAGGCGAGCTTCGGCTACTTCCTGAATCCTCTGGTCAGCATCGCCCTGGGCGTGGTCTTCCTGGGTGAGCACATGAAGCGCTCGCAGCTCGCGGCACTGGGGCTGGCGGCGGCGGGCGTGGGGGTGCTGGGCGCCGGGACCGGCGCTGCGCCGTGGATCCCGCTGGCGCTCGCCGGCTCCTTCTCGCTGTACGGGCTGCTGCGCAAGCTGACTCGCGTCTCGTCCCTGGTGGGACTCACGATCGAGACGGCGCTGATCGCGCCGGGGGCGCTGGCGTTCCTGGGTTGGGGCGCTGCGCACGGGCAGAGTCACATTCTGGGCGGTGAGTCGCGCACGTCGCTCCTGCTGGCGCTCTCCGGCGTGGTGACGGCGTTCCCGCTCATGTGGTTCGCGCGCGCGGCGCGGCGCCTGCCGCTGTCGACGCTCGGCTTCATCCAGTATCTCGCGCCCACGCTCTCGGCGGTGCTCGCGGTCGCGTTCTACGGCGAATCGTTCGGCGAGGCGCGCGCGGTCGCGCTGCTGCTGATCTGGACGGGGATCGCGGTCTTCTCGCTCGACTCCGCTAGAGCGCCGCGGCGCGCGATTCCGGAGCCGATCGCAGTGCCTCCAAAGTGA
- a CDS encoding HIT family protein — MSDCFVCRKHRGEVDIPGGAIYQDDLVYASHMAMPDSGADVYLGTLFVEPRRCVEGFGDLTRPEAERVGWLASRLAAALRTSEGAEHVYLFVLGAHVPHLHLWLAPRYPGTPREYWAMRLGEWPGAPRGGRTEVAALSERVRQQLKPTQ, encoded by the coding sequence GTGTCGGACTGCTTCGTATGCCGGAAGCACCGCGGGGAGGTCGACATTCCCGGCGGGGCGATCTACCAGGACGACCTGGTCTACGCCAGTCACATGGCCATGCCGGACTCCGGAGCGGACGTGTATCTGGGCACGCTGTTCGTGGAGCCCAGGCGCTGCGTCGAGGGCTTCGGTGACCTGACCCGGCCCGAGGCCGAGCGCGTGGGCTGGCTGGCGAGCCGGCTCGCCGCCGCGCTGCGCACGAGCGAGGGCGCCGAGCACGTGTACCTGTTCGTGCTGGGCGCGCACGTGCCGCACCTGCACCTGTGGCTCGCGCCGCGCTATCCGGGCACGCCGCGCGAGTACTGGGCCATGCGCCTGGGCGAGTGGCCGGGGGCGCCGCGCGGGGGGCGCACGGAGGTCGCCGCGCTG